A part of Caldalkalibacillus uzonensis genomic DNA contains:
- a CDS encoding molybdenum cofactor biosynthesis protein MoaE — protein MSQLVYDHFKVVRAPISVEKVVSKVIHPHAGAINTFIGTVREITKGRKTLYLEYEAYVSMAEKQLYKIGQEIIQRWPEARVAITHRIGRLEISDIAVVIAVSTPHRADSYEASRYAIERIKEIVPIWKKEFWEDGEAWIGDQLERVAYPSGKPEGLDDD, from the coding sequence ATGAGTCAGCTCGTCTATGACCATTTTAAAGTAGTGCGGGCGCCCATTTCTGTTGAAAAAGTAGTCTCAAAAGTGATCCATCCCCATGCCGGGGCCATTAATACGTTTATTGGTACGGTCAGGGAGATCACCAAGGGACGTAAAACATTGTACCTGGAATATGAAGCCTATGTGTCCATGGCGGAAAAGCAGCTGTACAAAATTGGACAGGAAATTATACAGCGTTGGCCGGAGGCCCGCGTGGCCATCACCCATCGGATCGGCCGTCTGGAAATCTCGGATATCGCTGTGGTCATTGCGGTCTCCACCCCGCACAGAGCCGATTCATACGAGGCCTCCCGCTATGCCATCGAGCGCATTAAGGAGATTGTCCCCATCTGGAAGAAAGAGTTTTGGGAAGATGGGGAAGCCTGGATTGGAGACCAGCTGGAAAGAGTGGCCTATCCTAGCGGGAAACCGGAGGGATTGGACGATGATTAA
- a CDS encoding HAD family hydrolase → MWQKIYFDLDNTLFSYEYAFQHAIRDTYLELVDHWKEAHLSVPDVPLDDWFEVFKYFSDVYWEDYQNKHISQRDYRRKRYMETMRHFHLPCTPEEADQFHASAYDRVLGYVQPFPGLYPLLQLLADHRFELGIITNGHAHIQRKKCLKLGLERYIPDQHIYISEEIGLAKPDPAFFKLVRGTCCPAEAALFIGDTWEHDVIGALEAGWQAVYLNTQNRPRTTSHQPLAEFQHLYQFYQFIQELLR, encoded by the coding sequence ATGTGGCAAAAAATTTATTTTGACCTGGACAACACATTGTTTAGCTACGAATATGCTTTTCAGCATGCCATCAGAGATACTTATCTGGAACTGGTTGATCACTGGAAAGAAGCCCATCTCTCAGTCCCTGATGTGCCTTTGGACGACTGGTTTGAAGTGTTCAAATATTTCAGTGACGTCTACTGGGAAGATTATCAGAACAAACATATAAGTCAGAGGGATTACCGGCGCAAGCGCTATATGGAAACCATGCGTCACTTTCACCTTCCGTGCACCCCGGAGGAAGCTGATCAGTTTCACGCTAGTGCTTACGATCGTGTCCTTGGTTATGTCCAGCCTTTTCCGGGGCTATATCCATTGTTACAATTATTAGCAGATCATCGCTTTGAACTGGGGATTATTACCAATGGGCATGCCCATATCCAGCGCAAAAAGTGTCTTAAGTTAGGTTTGGAGCGTTATATTCCTGATCAACACATATACATATCAGAGGAAATTGGGTTAGCCAAACCAGACCCCGCTTTTTTCAAACTTGTACGAGGAACCTGCTGTCCTGCTGAAGCCGCCCTGTTTATTGGCGATACCTGGGAGCATGATGTTATTGGTGCCCTGGAAGCGGGGTGGCAAGCGGTGTATCTTAACACACAAAACAGACCACGGACCACATCTCATCAGCCCCTGGCTGAGTTTCAGCATTTATATCAGTTTTACCAGTTCATTCAGGAGCTCCTGCGCTAG
- the moaD gene encoding molybdopterin converting factor subunit 1, which translates to MINVLLFAGIREKAGRETITCEQTRITVGELKQWLADTYPELAADIQLAMIAVNEEFADDSAVVNDGDQVAVIPPVSGG; encoded by the coding sequence ATGATTAATGTTCTATTATTTGCCGGCATCAGGGAAAAAGCGGGCCGGGAGACGATTACTTGTGAACAAACAAGGATTACCGTAGGAGAATTAAAACAATGGCTGGCTGACACCTACCCCGAGCTGGCTGCTGACATACAGCTGGCCATGATTGCGGTTAATGAGGAGTTTGCGGATGATTCGGCTGTTGTGAACGATGGTGACCAGGTCGCCGTCATTCCCCCCGTCAGCGGAGGCTAA
- a CDS encoding rhomboid family protein, with product MCNHNFQKLENPFPGKQYRFTDFFNQPLPEYWLVRNKARDYQLLRIQAVDTSGPSDLSRDLRQLADHIPLFRKRLRARSLQVTALYVFPHGQKLLLPEHIQDMNSVDDKRSRLSVQFIHVQEEGWPYPELRAEGLDLTEVNIETEALLPKINRLAQFHTALELQDMIKAEEKRQEEAFNRVFRYGKPYLTMLFLIVNIGMFMFLEWVGSSTDPQTLITYGAKWNPLIIEGEYWRLVTPMFLHIGIWHLMFNSLALYFLGGAVERIFGTPRFLWIYLFAGISGTAASFAFTPNLAAGASGAIFGCFGALLYFGLKRRDLFFRTIGMDIIFILIFNLAIGFVIPMIDNYGHIGGLVGGFLAAAMVNLPGERHWRERAVTALASGLALFVLLNVGFNQPLDSPMYHLVQAEVLLNEEKVEDALFHIERAMEMGLNRPEVYVQLGAIYNYQEQYEKAEETLLLAKDKGADQAELYFHLSYAQLMLEKYDEGRVNLQEAISRDPDMMEAYYNLALVYKEQNEYAFAVEVIERAYQRGIRDEKLEELYEQILREQDGSSYVSSMSA from the coding sequence ATGTGTAATCACAATTTTCAAAAACTGGAGAACCCTTTTCCTGGGAAACAGTACCGTTTTACCGATTTTTTTAATCAACCTTTGCCTGAATACTGGCTGGTGCGTAATAAGGCACGGGACTACCAATTGCTTCGTATTCAGGCTGTCGATACCAGCGGTCCGTCCGACTTGAGCCGCGACTTGCGCCAGCTGGCTGACCACATTCCTTTGTTTCGCAAGCGGCTGCGGGCACGCTCATTACAGGTGACCGCCTTGTATGTATTTCCCCATGGCCAAAAGCTGCTCTTGCCAGAGCATATTCAGGACATGAACAGTGTGGATGATAAACGCAGCCGGCTGTCGGTCCAATTTATCCATGTTCAGGAAGAGGGCTGGCCTTATCCTGAGCTAAGGGCAGAAGGTCTTGACTTAACAGAGGTAAATATTGAAACAGAAGCCCTTTTACCCAAGATCAATCGCCTGGCTCAGTTTCACACCGCACTTGAGTTACAAGACATGATCAAGGCGGAAGAGAAAAGGCAGGAAGAGGCGTTCAACCGGGTTTTCCGATACGGTAAGCCTTACTTGACCATGTTGTTTTTAATCGTTAATATCGGCATGTTTATGTTTTTGGAATGGGTTGGCTCCAGCACGGATCCCCAAACATTAATCACTTATGGGGCAAAATGGAATCCCTTGATTATTGAGGGGGAGTATTGGCGTCTGGTGACACCCATGTTTTTACATATTGGCATCTGGCATCTGATGTTTAACAGCCTGGCACTGTACTTTTTGGGAGGGGCCGTCGAGCGTATCTTTGGCACGCCCCGCTTCTTGTGGATTTATTTGTTTGCCGGTATTTCCGGAACGGCAGCCAGCTTTGCCTTTACCCCAAACTTGGCTGCCGGCGCTTCGGGTGCCATTTTTGGCTGTTTCGGCGCGCTTTTGTACTTCGGGCTCAAACGGCGCGACTTATTTTTCCGTACGATCGGGATGGATATTATTTTTATTTTAATCTTTAACCTGGCCATCGGGTTTGTCATCCCCATGATTGATAACTACGGTCACATTGGGGGCTTGGTGGGCGGTTTCTTGGCGGCAGCCATGGTGAATCTTCCCGGGGAGAGACATTGGCGGGAACGGGCTGTCACTGCTCTTGCCTCAGGTCTGGCCTTGTTTGTCCTGCTTAACGTTGGCTTCAACCAGCCTTTGGATTCGCCTATGTATCATTTGGTTCAAGCGGAAGTGCTCCTTAATGAAGAAAAGGTAGAGGACGCTTTATTCCACATTGAGCGTGCCATGGAGATGGGTCTGAACCGCCCTGAAGTGTATGTTCAACTGGGGGCAATTTATAATTATCAAGAGCAGTATGAGAAAGCAGAGGAAACATTGCTGCTGGCCAAGGACAAGGGGGCTGATCAGGCCGAACTATATTTTCACCTCTCTTATGCCCAGCTGATGCTGGAAAAATATGATGAAGGACGAGTCAATTTACAGGAAGCCATCTCCCGTGATCCAGATATGATGGAAGCTTACTATAACTTGGCATTGGTATATAAAGAACAGAATGAGTACGCCTTCGCCGTTGAGGTGATTGAGCGGGCCTATCAACGGGGGATCAGGGATGAAAAGCTGGAGGAGTTGTATGAGCAAATTTTGCGGGAACAGGACGGCTCATCTTATGTCAGCAGCATGAGTGCGTAA
- a CDS encoding Spx/MgsR family RNA polymerase-binding regulatory protein, producing MIQLYTFSSCTSCRKARDMLNEHQIPFAEKNMSTDPLTKEELLHILTYTTNGTTEITSKRSQDVKNLPFELDDLSLNEWINLAVQHPGILRRPLLITDEQLIVGYNKEEYTGFIKKFKLKQAKENLKPVVCS from the coding sequence GTGATCCAACTTTACACATTTTCCAGTTGCACATCCTGCCGTAAAGCACGTGACATGTTAAATGAGCATCAAATTCCGTTTGCAGAAAAAAATATGAGTACGGACCCCCTGACCAAGGAAGAGTTGTTACACATCTTGACATATACAACCAATGGCACAACAGAAATTACATCGAAGCGAAGTCAGGATGTGAAGAACCTCCCCTTTGAACTGGATGACTTGTCTCTCAATGAATGGATTAATTTGGCCGTTCAACACCCCGGGATTTTACGACGGCCTTTATTGATCACAGATGAGCAATTGATTGTGGGCTATAATAAAGAAGAGTATACCGGATTTATCAAAAAGTTCAAACTGAAACAGGCCAAAGAGAATCTTAAGCCCGTGGTCTGTTCCTAG
- a CDS encoding ThiF family adenylyltransferase: protein MKEELKQSRYSRQVLFAPIGEEGQRRLGESRVLIVGMGALGTVLANHMVRAGVGHVRFIDRDFVEPSNLQRQMLFDEQDAQESLPKAVAAERKLKHINSEIHIEGIVGDLTAANIDEVAGQVDLILDGTDNFQTRFLINDYAFKHGIPYVYGGVVAARGMQATFIPGQTPCLRCLINEGEGTGETCDTSGVLAPVVDIIASYQATEALKILVGKKEALRTTLLSFDLWHGFSHEIKLNQPKTACQTCQKKEYPALEIKGERQMTSLCGRDTVQITPATKREWDLTEWKKRLERVGTVQLTPFLLRAEVDGLRLVLFTDGRVLVQGTEDVNRAKAVYARYIGM from the coding sequence ATGAAGGAAGAGCTGAAGCAATCCAGATATTCACGGCAAGTTTTGTTTGCTCCCATTGGAGAAGAAGGTCAAAGGCGCTTGGGAGAAAGCCGGGTGCTCATTGTGGGCATGGGTGCCTTGGGCACCGTTTTAGCCAACCATATGGTCCGGGCCGGAGTTGGGCATGTGCGCTTTATTGACCGGGATTTTGTGGAGCCAAGCAACCTGCAGCGCCAAATGTTGTTTGATGAGCAGGATGCACAGGAAAGTCTGCCCAAGGCGGTCGCTGCCGAGCGGAAACTGAAACATATTAATTCAGAGATTCACATTGAAGGGATTGTAGGAGATTTAACGGCGGCCAATATTGACGAGGTGGCCGGCCAGGTGGATCTAATTCTAGATGGCACAGACAATTTCCAAACCCGCTTTTTAATCAATGATTACGCCTTTAAACACGGCATTCCTTATGTGTACGGTGGTGTGGTGGCGGCACGGGGCATGCAAGCCACGTTTATTCCCGGCCAAACCCCTTGCTTGAGATGTCTGATCAATGAAGGAGAAGGCACTGGTGAGACATGCGACACCAGCGGTGTGCTTGCGCCGGTCGTCGATATCATTGCTTCCTATCAAGCGACAGAAGCTCTTAAAATCCTGGTGGGTAAAAAAGAAGCCTTGCGCACCACTTTGCTCAGCTTTGATCTGTGGCATGGCTTTAGCCATGAAATCAAATTGAACCAGCCCAAAACGGCTTGCCAGACCTGTCAGAAGAAAGAATATCCAGCCCTAGAGATTAAAGGGGAACGTCAAATGACATCCCTCTGCGGCCGGGATACGGTACAAATCACGCCTGCCACCAAGCGTGAGTGGGACTTAACCGAGTGGAAAAAGCGTTTGGAGCGAGTGGGCACAGTGCAATTAACCCCGTTCCTGTTACGGGCAGAAGTAGATGGATTGCGCCTGGTGTTATTCACTGATGGGCGTGTACTCGTGCAAGGCACGGAGGATGTAAACCGAGCCAAAGCCGTTTATGCCAGATATATTGGCATGTAA
- a CDS encoding molybdopterin molybdotransferase MoeA, producing MKSVRKPITIDEAIERVVASSTLGDTETILLEKADFRYLAEDIIADHPVPMFDRSMYDGFAVRASDTAQAHPDAPQTLRVTETIAAGEQAKGRLQPGTAMRIMTGAAIPPGADAVLMLEDVREDKDDQGPYIEVTTPVAPGTHISHRGEDMAEGTVLARSGRRIGPGEKAVLATFGYHRVKVYQQPVVAVLATGSELLPVDAPLVPGKIRNSNSYMVESQLRRLGAVPKTLGILADHFEACYHAVTKALEEVDFVITTGGAAVGDYDFVQSLIERLNADLLFNKVAMRPGSVTTVAKKGEKWIFGLSGNPAACFVGVELFVRPVLKRVLGAQALHLPRISATLDVDITTTNSFTRLMRARTEFHNGKAVVQPVGLDKSGIISGLLEANSMLVIPGGKRLNRGEQVQVMWLEEEGMHNESARL from the coding sequence ATGAAAAGTGTACGCAAACCGATCACGATTGATGAGGCCATTGAACGTGTTGTGGCCAGCTCTACACTGGGTGATACAGAAACGATATTATTGGAAAAGGCTGATTTCCGTTATTTGGCCGAGGATATCATCGCAGATCATCCTGTACCTATGTTTGACCGTTCCATGTATGACGGATTTGCAGTCAGGGCTAGCGATACGGCACAAGCTCATCCAGATGCCCCGCAAACCTTAAGGGTAACTGAAACGATTGCTGCTGGAGAGCAGGCCAAGGGCCGGCTCCAGCCCGGTACGGCTATGCGGATCATGACGGGGGCTGCCATTCCCCCTGGGGCTGATGCGGTGTTGATGTTGGAGGATGTGCGGGAAGACAAGGATGATCAAGGCCCATACATCGAAGTGACCACGCCAGTTGCACCTGGCACCCATATTTCTCACAGGGGAGAAGATATGGCAGAAGGGACTGTTTTGGCCCGGTCCGGACGGCGTATTGGGCCGGGAGAGAAAGCGGTATTGGCCACTTTCGGTTATCACCGTGTGAAGGTTTACCAGCAGCCGGTGGTTGCGGTACTGGCTACAGGTTCAGAACTTTTACCTGTCGATGCACCACTTGTCCCGGGTAAGATTCGCAATAGTAACTCATATATGGTGGAAAGCCAGCTGAGACGTTTGGGGGCAGTGCCCAAAACGCTGGGCATTTTAGCAGATCATTTTGAAGCATGCTACCATGCTGTGACCAAAGCGCTGGAGGAAGTGGATTTTGTCATTACCACCGGAGGGGCCGCGGTGGGAGACTACGATTTTGTTCAATCTTTGATTGAACGCCTGAACGCCGATCTGCTGTTTAATAAGGTTGCTATGCGGCCCGGAAGCGTGACCACGGTGGCCAAAAAAGGGGAGAAATGGATTTTTGGTCTGTCAGGTAATCCAGCTGCTTGTTTTGTCGGTGTTGAACTGTTTGTCCGCCCAGTCCTAAAGCGGGTTTTAGGGGCACAAGCGTTGCATTTGCCCCGCATCTCGGCCACCTTGGATGTTGATATCACGACAACAAACTCATTTACCCGTTTGATGCGGGCCCGAACAGAATTCCACAACGGAAAAGCAGTGGTTCAACCTGTAGGTCTGGACAAATCTGGGATTATTTCCGGATTGCTTGAGGCAAACAGCATGCTTGTCATTCCAGGAGGGAAGAGATTGAACCGTGGGGAGCAGGTGCAGGTCATGTGGTTGGAAGAGGAGGGGATGCACAATGAGTCAGCTCGTCTATGA